The region TCGATCCATTTGCAAAGTTATGTTGAGTTACGTTAACGTTGGGTCACATACACAACAACGTCTCAGTGTTATTACTAATTCACCTTTTTCCTGCTCTCGCCTCTTCGACCTGAGCTCCTCCAGACTGCCGCCATGTCGGTGAGGTTTGTAGCGAGCTTTATTCAGCCTCCACATTTTGGTTCCTCCTCTGAAGCCAGTGTCCAAATTTCAATGAGCTGTGTTCGTTCACGGTGGAAGCGGGCACCGCTCCGTCGTCATGGTGAAAGAGGACTCTTACAACCCGgaagtgaaataaaactaaaaccgGAAGTTATTAACAGTAACAATATCAAATAGCGGCTGGAGTGTCTTTATAGCGGCATGCGATGAAGCAAGATTTGTTATCGATCCGATATGAAGTATATACAGGGCCAGCATTGCCGATACATGTTTAGATACTTTTTAACTTAGAAAAGTGTATGACAGCGCAATGTGTCATAATTTATAAAGTGAAAACGATCATTTTCACGCGCTTGCAGCTGTACCTTTCTCTGCGTCACGCAGCGAGTCCGCCTACTGCAGGGGCGAAGTGCGCATGTGCGGAGTAGTGACGTTaatgatgcatgtaagtgaatttcctTCATCATAATTAAAGTATATATAGTCCTTTTTCCTTCTAACTTCTTATTCAAACTATATTTCATAATTTACTTAATCATTGTACTGTCCTTTTATGCTTGTTGTGCTGTTCCAAATTATTGTATACCTTGTTGGTTCtgcacatataaataaatacttttgcTGACAACACGAGGAACCCAAATCAAAGTAGTTGTTAATTCTAcgggtgatgatgatgaagaaccATGATGTGTTGATCTGTTTGACAATCACCATGTTTAGCCAGATGgtttaaaaaaaccccaaacatctcaagaattttttttttaaataaaacccaCAATGTACAATGGATTTTCAAGTTTTAACAAGCAGTTGAAACTTTTGTTGAGaaaaagaattatttatttttttggcaacCAATACCAAAATAgactatttcatttttatggacctgaagcttgtttttttctctacaAAATCTTTGTGCCAATTACCAGACAAGTGGCATGGTGGTGATAAACATACTCACGatattcattcaattatttaatCCTGATCATTACAAAAGTCTGAGAAAAGTAGTAGTTTAGAATATAATGGGAGAAGTTTAGCCCAAAGGAAAATGAGCTCAACAGTCACATACCAGTACGTGACAATTTTTTGCAAGATGAATGAGCCATTGGATTAAACAACCAGTTACAATACATTTATACAATCAGGACATTAAAATAGTTACCATACAAAACATTAAGTAAAAAAAGACAACTGTAGCAGTGTTGGCCATATTCAGCTaggttaaaacaaaacatgtgaaaaagataaaaatgtaccaaaataaaaatatgaatctttcttttcatttttaggaATTCCCTTTAACGATAAAAAATATTGGGATTTGTGGAGACAGCATGTGTGGACTTTGTCCTGTGGTTTGCCATTGCTGAGGAAGCACACATCTTTGTAAGTCTGTGTCCACAGaggatttcttcttttgtgaATAATTCCAGAAAATAAGCAAAGTAATTGAGAGGAATAAAGGGAATCATTTTCCTTGAGCAGTGAAACTGAGTACTGACATCAATCTGTAACATATTGACACTTTTTGTGGATGTCCCTGGAGGGTGTTTGTGCTGCTCTGAACTCTGAAGCTGCAGGCGTCTCTGAGATCTCACCTGATTTCCTCTTGCTCTTCTCTTAgagaatgacaaataaaaaagttgAAGCAAATATGCAGACACCAAAACTTGCATTTGGTTATGAATAGTAAATAAGTTAGCTActtacttttcttcttctctgttggAGGACATGGTGTCTCTGGGGTGAGTGGAGGTAGGAGCTCTGTATCAACTGAACTACTTTTCATTAATGagtcctttttccttttcttcttcacttcgGTAATCTCCTTTGGGGTTTCCTCCCTGTCActgctctcttttttctttggtgTCATATTTTCTTCACCAATCTGCTGTGACATTTCATGATTATCAAttttgtccttcttcttctttttctttttcacaactATCTCGTCAAGATTCTCCTTTGTCTTCTCAATTTTCTCAAAATTTTCTTCACTATTACCATGCTCCTTTTTGctcttctttgctttcttctcttCCACTATCTGTTCTGTAGTTTCTTTTGCTTCTTCAGCTGATTGCTCAGAATTTTCttcaagatttttctttttcttcttctttgctttcttctcttCCCAAATCTGCTCTGTATTTTCGTTTACTTGTTCAGCTATGAGCTCTGAATTTTGCTCatcaggatttttcttttttttctttctgactttcttttcttcccctatctgctctgtattttcttttacttcgACAACTGTCTGATGAAAAGTTTCCTCACAATgagttttctcctttttcttcttgggTTTCTTCTCCTGTACTATCGGCACTGACATTTCTATGCatgcagtttcatttttctctACCAATTCTTCTACACATTTTAGCTCAGtgacttcacttttttgtttcttctccaTACTCAGCGTTTCTTTTCCATCTTCATTAGTCTCATTTGCATTCTCGTTCTTCTTCCCTTCAATGatatcctttttctttttcttctttttaggCTCAGATGTTGTGTCATCATTTTTTTCCTTACTTGGAGTCAcaactttccttttctctttaattGTTGTCTGTTTTGAAGAAGAGGGCGTGGTTTCAGCAGGTTTGTCCTCCGTCTGTCCATTGACGTTTTGGTCTGGCTTTGGGGTGGCAGAGGATGTCACAGGTGCACTCTTTTTGGGAGTGCTTTTCTTGCCTCCACTGTTCTTTGTTGGTGTATCTGTTATTACTTTTTTCTCCAAcagttcatttttttcatcagtcaCATTCTGAGTTGGTATGCCAGTTCTTGCAGGAGTTTTAGCCCGGGGTTTTCTGACTCTCGTTTTCTTGGTTTCTTGCTGTGTAGAGTCCAAAGCGTTGATTGTCTCCATCTTAGCTATGTCAGCATCTGGACAGTGTAAACAATGTGAAGACATTGAACAAACATGACTAGGTGGCACAAAATGCCACAATGCTACTGTACACAAGTCTGTTTGTATGAATGCACCATTTTCCGTAGATTCATGAAAGGTTCTGTCATGTCTGTGGTTGTCTTTCTCCCTTTAAATGAAAAGGCCTAGCTCTTCATCTCATCACTCCCTGCATTTTATACACTTTCTTAACCTTCTCCACACACagttctgtctttctttccactGTGAAATCATCCCAGGCCACCCcccacaagcacacacacagacacacacacctgtgaacTGCAGGACCAGATTCTTCCATTTCTCTACATCCAGACTGCTGTCAGAGTCTGAATCATCTCCACCAGCAGCTTTTTCCTTTGTTTCGGTGTTTGATTTTGTTGCCTTGGTGGCCTTTTCTGTggatttttgtttgctgtttttgtgtttttctgatgaggcCTAAAAATATGAGAGAAAGCTGCCTCCTTATCCAAGTTTAAGAATTAGAACATTCACtagaataaaagcaaaatggaaactcaccttcttcttttgtgtctctgtttctttctccagtTTGTTACTATTTTTCTTTACCGAGGCTGAAAATATAAAGATTAaggttaaaaatgtattttaatcttCTCACAGACTGTTTATTCTTTAGTGACTTTTATAGGTTTACTTTTGCTGAAAGGACTCAATATGTATCAACAAAGGTGCATCTGCAGTAACTCAGTGATAATTTTTAACTTTCAAATAACTAATGGATACAGGATTGAGGAACCGCCACAACCCTCCAATAACTTTCTATATTGCACATTTAAAGTCACATACCTTTAGTTGatgtctttcctttttcttgagATTtggacttctttttctttttggattcTCTGttgagaataaaaacaatacttAGTGGGTTCATCACTATAGAGATGTCACCTGGCAAAATCAAAGTGGCTGAACTGTCAAAGAAATCATACTCACTTTAACCACGAATTGTAGATGTCCAATAATGATTCAGATATGTTTACCTCCccctgatgaataaataaataaaaactaatgagATTGGTTCAGCAGAATGGCATGTCATATTGATCTTGATATAAGATGTAATATTATGGATACAAATAAGAAACTGCAGTTAAAAAGAGTTGAAATAAACTGACTAATGTTTGCATGTGTCACTTTTAATAACAACATATTAATCTTCATTATGACACCACATTCTACGATTATTTGACAGTTTCTCTaattctctcctgtcttgtGATTTCCATGGAAGTTCCATAATACAGCCAACATTTTCATAAGATGCTCAGATGCTTTAGGGTCATGTTGTGACATTTATAACAATGTTATAAGTTAACACAAGGTGAACAATGTCCATgcaaacattgtgtgtgtgtgtgtacctgaggGCCGTGCCTCTCCAGCTCCTCAGCAGCTGAGGGGAAACCATGCTCCTTCAAATAGCGGTGGATCAAAAGGATCAGCTCCGGCTTTGGTGCCTTCACGGACATGTCGGACACACGAGAAAAGGTGACTCATAAACACGCACAAGTAACCACTGAGACTATTCTCATATTAAAACTTATCACACACAACTATATCAACTCTCTCACACTTCACTACAACAAGCACGTTAGCATGTTGACCTTCGAACTCCGGAAGTCATTCCGTCTGCCGGTGAGATGCACTCTGGGAGCTGTAGTAATCGCGTGAAACAACCGTGTCAAACGTAATATATTCTCTGAAATTGTGGCATTATGACGCCACTTTAAGATGGAAAGTATGTGTAAAAGATGTTATAGTTTGTTGGgatatctgattttatgtttctcacacacacacatttgcactttGATGATTATACTGTTTAAACCTGGTGAAACACTCATTGTTGTAATATCTGATATTATATTTATACTCTTTGATTATATTGTTCGAGTTTAATGAACTGCTTGCGATGATGTAAAGAGTGACACTTACAcgaaacatagtctggtccagagctctgtaaacgaTCTTTTTCTATAGTCTACTTTACTGTTAGATGTTATAATAAAACATGTGGAACTGATTTGGAtgtctcctgcatccttcatcaaacgaatGCGCTAGTTCATTTTGGGAACTCAACAAGTTTTAGCTCAGTATCTGTTGGTGATGATGTCTGGGCATACTCAGACTGTTCAGATGGGTTTCTTTTTTAAGCAGAACGCCACTTCGCCCATGTGCCAGTCATACCAACCAACAAAGGACACATATCTATATTTTCTCCCTCTACCTCCTTTCTGCATGTCCTTTTCTTACAGttatggtttcttttttttttttttttactcagctTCAGCTTAGATTCATACCTTTGCTAGGAACACAGAAACCTAACAGGCACCGCTCCCTTAGTTTCAGGCTTGTATGAGCTGGATTAGTCTCATGGATCATTTGCCCTGGAGGAAAATCGAGCTTTTCGAGCTGATCTTATTAGGAAATGGCTGGGCTACCTTTACGGCAAATTAGAAAtctgatttgtgtttctgacAATGGGAGTGTCTTCCTGAGGCTTAGGCCTTTGTTGGTAATTTTTACTCTAAGAATTGaaacattgaaaatgttttacaacTTTTCAAATTCAAAGGTCCCATAAAGAACTCAACTCCTGATTCTTGTACCAACTATCCTCGTGGTGCTGTGGGATGAGTAGAAATAGATAACACATATGGATAAAGGGATGATTATAAAACTCAAATTCAAGTCACCACATTGTCTGTACTTCACATGCTGTGCTTTTTGAAGACCTCTttaataaaattgaaaatgaatatgtaGCACGTGGTTTCTTTTATAGCCAGCAAAGCAAGCCCAGGTATGTCCAGATGTGACACATCCAGACACTTAAAAGTGGTAAACGAAAGTATTCATAGACCATTGCCCACTGAGGAAATAAGTCCATTGCTATCATTTTAGCATTTAAATGAATCTCCTTTTCTTGTAATTGAACACGTCTCTTACAGCTCTAGGCATCTTGACTCAACTCTCTTCTTATGTCTATTCATGCTGGAACATATATCTCAAACCACAGAGGCAAAAATCCACAAAGTATACAATGGGtttgaatgaaaacatgttttttgttttgttctgctttggTCTAGCTGGTTTGGGAGGGAGGTAAACGTGTTTTGGGCACAACTGGCTGCGAGGGAGTATATATAAGTGAGCTGGCGGCGAGACCTTGGATCAAACTACTGCATAGTATTGAGTAAGCAGAATATAAGCAGGAGAAAAACGTCTGAAAGAACCCCATTCATCAAGCAAAACCAGGAAAGCAGTGACTATTCCAAACTCAGCGCCGGCGCTCGGTGGCTCTGACCTGGCTTGATTCACCATCTCACACAACCCCTCTTCCCCAATACACAAATATGCCCACCATCTCCTTGGCCTAAGGACATGGTTATGAGGCTGATTCAGCTCCCCATTCTGAATGTTGACGGAAGAGACCACCAGGGTTTTATGGAAGAAAAACTATTTGTGAACTGGGAAATGTCACTTCTCAGTTCCATTTCCTAATCTTTCTTTCCCAGTGAACATCATAATGTGTCAAATTTAATTTGGCatgtaataaattaaatttttagaGAGAGAGGTTACgttactgcagaaaaaaaaaaagattaggtGGTGACAGGAACCTCGATAGCTGTACATTCTTCAGTAcaagtggagagaaaaaaccTTTTCGTTTGGCTTCGATGACATGTTGCAGAAAAACTGACTGGGACATTTGTACAGGTTATGCTTGTAAACGGCAGTCTGTTTCACTGGAAATAAATGTACTTTACATTCCACACATTAAGCTGCTCACATCTGTGCACACCTTGCAGGAAATTACATTTGACTACAGCCGCAAGATTTGGGCCTTTCATGTCACAACCTGTCCATGATACCATGTTGGCATATTTGTAAAAGTGATCTATGTAAAATGCTTCGAGATGTATCAGTAATAGGCCGTCTCTTCATattaatatgattttaaatAACTGATTCATCATATGACAATTAAATGTCAATTACTTCTGCAGGGTCTCATTCCTTTTCAGATGTCTGTCCAGGTGGCTCTGCTGGAGGGAATTAATGAAGTGTTCTGGACTAACCCTTCCTGCccaggtgctgctgcagctccagaagAGCCAAATCAAACAAACCTGCAGTCAGAGGCTGAGGCCAGTACTGCAGCCCTGGACAATCGCCTTACCAGTTAGGTCCCACCTGGTAAGACATAATGTCTGGACATCAGAATAGCcacagagagaatgagagagaggatACTAATTGAATACAACTGAGTgctctttttgaaaaagaacTTATTCTTCATGGGACTcgttttctttggttttattaACTGCTGTATGCAAATAACCTGGACCTTTGAGCTTTTGCAAAGATGTCAAAAAAGATgtcaaaccctaaccctaacactaaccCAAACTGAATGGTAGGGAGAGACGAACTCAGACTccctttttgttgtgttataAGTGcattatattaaaaacaaactatttttaaGTATAATAGACTGAGTATAATCCTCTACTTTATGTCATCAGCAAAGTTCTATATGTTAAGCTGTTTGTCTGTTAGCCTTAAAATTGGCATTTCCATTGAAACCTgaaaaaactgaagtaaaagATGAATCCTTTTGGTGCTAAAATGACTCCTGAGCTTTGATGTAGTGACGAAAATGTGACAACTGATATAGATGTTGAGAAAACTCTGGAACAAAGGCACAACTGTACATAGTAGAGGGGCGACAAGCTGAATACAGTTCGACTGAAGTACAGGCTTTGGCTCGGGGTTGCaacacaggaagaaagaaaacctCCATCCAGTCTTTCTCAGATTAGAAAATTAGGGTAAGGGGGGGAGTAATGTGCAGCTTTACTGGCAGGGCCGCTTTGATTTGAAAGGGAGTAGTGTTCATGGCGAAGGGAACTGCCATATTCAGTAACAGCACCTCTTCCTTTGGCCAAAGCCAACATCTTGTGCCGACCAACACAgatcaggagcagcagcagccagagacTCTGCTTCCCTTTCAACTCATTATTGCATTTCAAGGCTCTTCAGACAAAAAAACTTGTTGAGCCTGGCTGGAAAGTGATGTAAAATAGAAAAGATATGAAAGTATACATCTGAGTTTTTGGGAGATGAAAGGCCAATTCGGAATTTTCAAAGCTACGCCAGCCTTTGTACGAAATTCCTGAATGAGCCGAGTAATTAACTCCTTCCAAATGAAACtgcactttgtttgtgtttatatgtatcTGTTTCTCATTAAGTAGTGAAGAAAAGGAAGTGTTGTTAAATTTACAATGTTCCATGACACTTTGATTTGTTCAATCCCTCTGGAAGAAATTGGATCAATTAGGTGGGCAGTAAACAATCAAAAAAGGCACCACATATGTTCACAGCACAAATACAGGCAACTCTCCTCAGTAACTTGCATTAAAAACTATTCTAACTTTTTTTCAATTATTGTGAAACCATTAGGACGTGATGGCTTgatgaaatatcaaataaaGATTAAGTCAGAGTGTTATGAAAggtaaaaaatgtaaagagcAGTGAGGTGAGAGTCTGAGACCTATGGCTATGTAACTCCTTTAACATACCTGACAGGGCTGCTCAGTGTGTTTGAATCATACTTCTTCAGCAGTTAGACAGATGAGGTTAAACACaacatgcttttcatttttagctTATTTTGACATGGAGCAGCAGCCTGCTCCCACTTATGACAAACAAATAACTGAAAATAGCCTCCATGAACCAAGTCATGTTTAttcaacatctgtgtgtgtgtgttgggggggggggtcaaagaaACCCCCCTTGTGGTGTATTGTAAGGTAACTGTTTCCATAAATACTAAAATCAAACCATTTCTTGGTTAGTATTGAAATTCTTTATTTTGGCAAATTAACAGTTCAAAACAGGATTAGTAAATGTGCGATGTAAACtgtaacatgtctgtggttttGACCCCTCACCATCTTTCAGACTGTGGAGCATGATGACTATGCAGTGACATGATTATGTTATTATATTAGCCTGTATGAGCCAATGTACGTATGTGTGTCAGTAACTGTATTGTTTGCATTGTGGTGTTGGTTGTGAGTAGAACTGTTGTTGATCCAGTGAGCTTCTGAAGTTATATTTCTGAccactaaaaaacaaaaacaaatgagtcaCAGATCATAAGTGTGGctgcccaaagacatgcagacTCTTCCTTTCCCgccaatgcacacacacacacatcatgactTGGTGTGACACACTGTAAACTTACTATGATCATGTATATCCAATCACTCAGTATGATTGCACAACACGTTTCTGATTTTCGCGAACACCTTCAGCTGTCCAAACCGCTCCATCCAGGAAAACTACATAAACAAACAGGGCGGTGTAAAACTTCAGGTGCACCTCAGCTTTCCCAGCCTGACCTGCCTTAAACTCAGAAACTCTGCTCTAAAGATGCCTCCGCTGCTGCTGGGCAAACATCCCTGGCCCGCAGGCTCATACTTCCTTCAGCTGTGTGGTGACCTCCATGCCCACAAGCCCCAGTATCAGCATTTCGCAAGGTGTGATGTTTTACCGTCCAGTGTGTTGACCAACTACTGACTCTGACAGATCTTATTTCTGTGTGCAGGCCTAGTTTCACCTCAATGACCTTGAGATATTCAATAGAGTTTTAGTGAAAAGTATATTCTGGCATGTTGAAGATGATGAGGGACCAGATGAGTCCAGCGTGTTGTTCTTGATAGTGTAAATCTGTGACCATCTTCTCAAGTCATACAGGCAGAGAAACTGGTAAGTTAGTGGTTataaatttacagttttttatttaatgaaaaacttTACAAGGTATAGCATATTTGATGTGACATCGACACGCATCAGTGTAGATGCCACGTTGCTACTTGTGAAACAGAGACAACAATGACATAGGAGGGAAGGTCTACCTAGAAGTACTTATCAATTCTAGAGGTGTGTCATTCAACTCAGACATCATTTAATAACAGGATATATAAACTCCTGTAAAACATTATGTTTCTTTTACATTGCCCCCACGTGTGGGCTAATGTGTCTCTTGGCCAAGTTACACCATGACTTTATGTTGCTGTTACCACCTCACCTGACCTAGAAATCGGCTCAGATGATATGAGGGAGTTATATCAGAAAAGAGCTATCTCATGCTATTACAGTTCCAGCACGTTGGTTTGTAGGTTTGTAGGTTTGTGGGTAGGCTCATTTGTAggttttcattgttgtttcaaGCATCCACATTTAAACGTGTGGTGAAATGGCAGTCAGAGGGTTCAAGTTTAATAATTGTTTCAATATGTTGTGCTGCACATGAAAGAGACAAGAATGTCTTTGGGCAGTGTTAAGCTTATTTATCTTATAAAAGTTAAGAAGATTCTAGTTCCTTCTCCTTGCTAGTTCAAGGGAACTTTAATACATTTCACTGTGGGTTCTGAATCTAATGTAGGATTGTCAGCTTATgagaaaaaacatccaaaatatGGCAGTGGAAAGGGAAAAGAATTTACCAAATCTGGTCCATTCCTGACTTGTGCTGTTGAGATATGTACCTTTGCCTTTGGGATAAATTTGAATCACGTCCCTCCGCTGATT is a window of Echeneis naucrates chromosome 10, fEcheNa1.1, whole genome shotgun sequence DNA encoding:
- the LOC115050155 gene encoding muscle M-line assembly protein unc-89-like, which gives rise to METINALDSTQQETKKTRVRKPRAKTPARTGIPTQNVTDEKNELLEKKVITDTPTKNSGGKKSTPKKSAPVTSSATPKPDQNVNGQTEDKPAETTPSSSKQTTIKEKRKVVTPSKEKNDDTTSEPKKKKKKKDIIEGKKNENANETNEDGKETLSMEKKQKSEVTELKCVEELVEKNETACIEMSVPIVQEKKPKKKKEKTHCEETFHQTVVEVKENTEQIGEEKKVRKKKKKNPDEQNSELIAEQVNENTEQIWEEKKAKKKKKKNLEENSEQSAEEAKETTEQIVEEKKAKKSKKEHGNSEENFEKIEKTKENLDEIVVKKKKKKKDKIDNHEMSQQIGEENMTPKKKESSDREETPKEITEVKKKRKKDSLMKSSSVDTELLPPLTPETPCPPTEKKKKKSKRKSGEISETPAASEFRAAQTPSRDIHKKCQYVTD